The following proteins are encoded in a genomic region of Corylus avellana chromosome ca4, CavTom2PMs-1.0:
- the LOC132179291 gene encoding cytochrome P450 86B1 → MHFHITYHPNTMITPSNLTSSSSSDEVVAGYFTFRRLFFLQDFQILELLLALFVFVAIHSLRQKKLQGLPVWPVLGMLPSLAVGLRTNMYDWLTDILRHQNGTFRFKGPLFSSLNCVVTSDPRNLEHLLKSKFPNFPKGPYFRDTVRDLLGDGIFSADDDTWQRQRKTASIEFHSAKFRQLTIESLLELVHSRLLPVLENSVKQSIPIDLQDILLRLTFDNVCMIAFGADPGCLNPGSPEIPFARAFEDATEATVFRFVMPTCVWKAMRHFNVGTEKKLKMSIKGVDEFADDVIRTRKKELSLQCHDIKKQRSDLLTVFMGLKDEDGQPFSDKFLRDICVNFILAGRDTSSVALSWFFWLLDQNPAVEERILAEICGMVGEREEVKRGESKSPLIFRAEEIKRMDYLHAALSEALRLYPSVPVDHKEVVEDDVFPDGTVLKQGTKVIYAIYAMGRMEGVWGMDCREFKPERWLRDGRYMSESAYKFTAFNGGPRLCLGKDFAYYQMKFVAASIIYRYRVKVVENHPVLPKLALTMYMKHGLKVNLHRRDESELQNYFKIK, encoded by the exons ATGCACTTTCACATTACCTATCATCCCAACACCATGATCACCCCTAGCAACctcacctcctcctcctcttccgaTGAAGTTGTCGCCGGATACTTCACTTTCCGGCGGCTCTTTTTCTTGCAGGATTTCCAAATCCTAGAGCTTCTCCTCGCTCTTTTTGTTTTCGTAGCCATTCATTCGCTAAGGCAAAAGAAGCTTCAAGGCCTACCCGTTTGGCCCGTCCTCGGCATGTTACCTTCCTTGGCGGTCGGCCTTCGAACCAACATGTACGACTGGCTCACCGACATTCTTCGCCATCAAAACGGAACGTTTCGATTCAAAGGCCCTTTGTTTAGTAGTCTCAACTGCGTCGTGACGTCAGACCCCCGTAACTTGGAACATCTTCTCAAGTCCAAGTTCCCCAACTTTCCAAAAGGGCCGTATTTCAGAGACACCGTTCGTGATCTTCTCGGCGACGGGATATTCAGCGCCGACGATGACACGTGGCAACGACAAAGGAAGACGGCGAGCATTGAATTCCACTCGGCTAAGTTCCGGCAGTTGACCATCGAGTCATTGCTCGAACTCGTCCACTCCAGGCTCTTGCCCGTGTTAGAGAACTCAGTCAAACAGTCCATCCCCATTGATCTCCAAGACATCTTATTACGCTTGACTTTTGATAACGTCTGCATGATAGCTTTCGGGGCGGATCCCGGGTGTTTAAACCCGGGTTCGCCCGAAATACCGTTTGCCAGAGCCTTTGAGGACGCGACGGAAGCCACGGTGTTCCGCTTCGTCATGCCCACGTGCGTATGGAAGGCCATGAGGCATTTCAACGTCGGGACGGAGAAGAAGCTGAAGATGTCGATAAAAGGAGTGGACGAGTTTGCCGACGACGTGATTCGGACGAGAAAGAAGGAGCTCTCTTTGCAATGCCACGATATTAAGAAGCAAAG GTCGGACCTCTTGACGGTGTTTATGGGACTGAAAGACGAGGATGGACAACCTTTTTCGGACAAGTTCTTGCGGGATATTTGCGTGAATTTTATACTTGCCGGGAGAGACACTTCTTCGGTGGCATTGAGCTGGTTTTTCTGGCTGCTTGATCAGAATCCGGCGGTGGAAGAGAGAATTCTTGCAGAGATTTGCGGGATGGTTGGTGAAAGAGAGGAGGTCAAAAGGGGAGAGAGCAAAAGTCCGTTGATATTTAGAGCGGAGGAGATAAAGAGGATGGATTATTTGCATGCCGCTCTATCGGAAGCTCTCAGGTTGTATCCTTCGGTGCCGGTGGATCACAAGGAG GTTGTTGAAGATGATGTATTTCCGGATGGGACGGTGCTAAAACAAGGAACAAAAGTGATATACGCAATCTATGCAATGGGGCGGATGGAAGGCGTATGGGGAATGGATTGCCGAGAGTTCAAGCCGGAGAGATGGCTGAGAGATGGCCGGTATATGAGCGAATCGGCGTACAAGTTCACGGCCTTCAACGGCGGCCCACGCCTTTGTTTGGGAAAGGATTTTGCTTACTATCAAATGAAATTCGTTGCCGCCTCCATCATTTATCGGTATCGTGTCAAGGTGGTGGAGAATCACCCAGTGCTACCAAAGCTCGCGTTGACGATGTACATGAAGCATGGGTTGAAGGTGAATCTTCATAGGCGTGACGAGTCCGAGCTTCAAAACTACTTcaagattaaataa
- the LOC132178559 gene encoding uncharacterized protein LOC132178559, translating to MARKETVRNAEKLVERAMKGNDASHDAAHVLRVRELALSLAREEGLFSNPDSMEIVELAALLHDIGDYKYLRDPSEEKIVENFLEQECIEEHKKMKILQIVKGMGFKEEVSGLANGELFPEFGIVQDADRLDAIGAIGIARCFTFGGSRSRVLHDPTIQPRSDLSKEQYMKKDEQTTVNHFHEKLLKLKDLMKTKAGQKRAEKRHKFMEEFLKEFYEEWDGRA from the exons ATGGCAAGGAAAGAGACGGTGAGGAACGCAGAGAAGCTGGTGGAGAGAGCCATGAAAGGGAACGATGCGTCTCACGACGCGGCGCACGTGTTGAGGGTCAGAGAGCTTGCCCTCTCCCTCGCACGTGAGGAAGGCCTCTTCTCCAACCCTGACTCAATGGAAATT GTAGAGCTTGCTGCACTTCTTCATGATATAG GTGACTACAAATACTTGAG AGATCCATCTGAggagaaaattgttgaaaattttcTCGAGCAAGAGTGCATAGAGGAgcacaagaagatgaagattttaCAGATTGTCAAGGGAATGG GTTTTAAAGAGGAGGTTTCCGGGCTTGCAAATGGTGAACTTTTTCCAGAATTTGGAATTGTGCAAGATGCTGATCGTCTTGATGCAATTGGTGCAATTG GTATTGCTCGTTGCTTTACTTTTGGTGGAAGTAGGAGCAGGGTGCTACACGATCCTACGATTCAGCCTCGATCAGATTTATCCAAGGAACAGTACATGAAGAAAGATGAGCAGACTACTGTGAATCATTTTCATGAGAAGCTTCTGAAGCTGAAGGATTTGATGAAAACCAAG GCTGGGCAGAAGAGGGCTGAGAAAAGGCACAAGTTCATGGAGGAGTTTCTAAAGGAGTTCTATGAAGAGTGGGATGGGAGAGCTTAA
- the LOC132179996 gene encoding uncharacterized protein At5g23160, translating to MAKTQKKTHQTKSPTTHFLRCCFGYSSGDSDQRPDEITRSDGQKKKTRWRWYSPSKFCMKNSGAKTVPVEATLSEKANLKNKLPASKSKSKSKSDKLTASKPRAWVTNHQLPSRIPVVVPVASDQAAQEKREETAYGPTQNIILEKRDRVNHASKDDTCQKRCSFGRKIEAIRAGCSQPGSPEPKPKPTRPAAISHSAPLLETKRVANPSSTIARGTVKKSARKIDGSAEKLDPLVGLSIIMVTLIIMLFWGRICAILCTSAWFYFVPRLRNVTKSDDVVEKNPNSLDQDYDSEEYKKKVVLEGFLERNHRIG from the exons ATggccaaaacccaaaagaaaacccATCAAACCAAATCCCCAACCACCCATTTCCTACGCTGCTGCTTTGGATATTCTAGCGGAGATTCCGACCAAAGGCCCGATGAGATTACCCGATCCGATGGCCAGAAGAAGAAGACGCGTTGGCGTTGGTATTCTCCGTCCAAGTTCTGCATGAAGAATTCCGGCGCCAAAACCGTGCCGGTCGAAGCCACTCTGTCAGAGAAAGCGAATCTGAAAAACAAACTTCCGGCGTCGAAGTCGAAGTCGAAGTCAAAGTCCGACAAGCTCACGGCGTCGAAGCCTCGTGCTTGGGTAACCAATCATCAGCTGCCAAGTCGGATTCCGGTGGTGGTGCCAGTTGCCTCAGATCAAGCCGCTCAGGAAAAACGTGAAGAG ACAGCATACGGACCAACACAGAACATCATCCTTGAAAAACGTGATCGTGTGAATCATGCTTCCAAGGACGACACGTGTCAAAAACGGTGCTCTTTCGGCCGGAAAATAGAAGCCATCAGAGCCGGGTGCAGCCAACCCGGTTCACCggagcccaagcccaagcccactCGACCCGCTGCGATTTCACACTCCGCGCCTTTACTTGAAACAAAACGGGTAGCAAACCCCTCATCAACGATCGCTCGAGGTACGGTGAAGAAATCAGCCCGGAAAATAGATGGATCAGCCGAGAAACTTGACCCGTTGGTTGGTCTGTCTATTATCATGGTAACCTTAATAATAATGTTGTTTTGGGGTCGGATATGTGCCATTCTTTGTACGTCGGCGTGGTTTTATTTCGTGCCACGTTTAAGAAATGTGACGAAATCTGATGATGTCGTGGAAAAGAATCCAAATTCACTCGATCAGGATTATGATTCTGAGGAGTACAAGAAGAAAGTAGTCTTGGAAGGATTTCTTGAAAGGAACCACCGCATTGGGTGA
- the LOC132178558 gene encoding large ribosomal subunit protein eL42, whose translation MVNVPKTKKTYCKNKECKKHTLHKVTQYKKGKDSLAAQGKRRYDRKQSGYGGQTKPVFHKKAKTTKKIVLRLQCQSCKHVSQHAIKRCKHFEIGGDKKGKGTSLF comes from the exons ATG GTGAACGTTCCTAAGACGAAGAAGACCTATTGCAAGAACAAGGAATGCAAGAAGCATACCTTGCATAAGGTTACACAATACAAGAAAGGTAAGGATAGCCTTGCTGCTCAGGGAAAGCGGCGGTATGACCGCAAGCAATCTGGATATGGAGGACAGACCAAACCCGTCTTCCACAAGAAG GCCAAGACTACCAAGAAGATTGTGCTGAGGTTGCAGTGCCAGAGTTGCAAGCATGTGTCCCAGCATGCGATCAAG AGGTGCAAACATTTTGAAATTGGCGGAGATAAGAAGGGAAAGGGAACTTCTCTTTTCTAA